GTTTCTTCTTTAACATAATTAACGCTGTACTTAATATCTACAAAGCCCCATGTCAAAGTACGAAAATATTTTCCCTTTCAACACCCAATGAAAACCTTTATGCAAGAACTTTTGTAGAGCTTCGACTATTGAATGCATATGTATTTGTAGACAGCACTAGCTGTCTATCTATAATATACAGAAATTTTACTCATTTAACCAATGCCGGCCTCCTGGGGCAGCCTCTCTATGTTGACAAATTTAACGCGGTACCTTACTCTTTATACGTCATCTCATTTATATTGCTCCTTCTGACTCTGATGATCAAACAATGTCTTGACTGATATTTCTGTATATCTAAAAATTAAAAATGATAATATGGAAATAGTTGTTGCGATCCATCAAACATGACAAATTTTGCATTGTACCTCCGTTTATAATTGGATAAATTGCTAGTCATAGACATTGGCTGACCATCAAAGTTAAATGGGAGCAGTAACTCTTTGACGGAGGTAGTATATATTATCGAAGATAGCTTATGCCATATTTTCGTGACTTGTACATTGAACTGATGAACAGAGATAATTCAGACGAAGAGCCCGTCCACATCCTTGCATATTATAGCAGTTGCGGACCATCAAACTTTGATGAGTTTGATAAGTTTCTAGCTGACATTAGAGATGGTCGTTACATTCGTGCAAAAAACATGCTCTCAAAGTTGAATAAGCTCAAGATGCCGGTTAAATGGGAGCATGTCACTAGAATTGCAGGCAGTGGAGTTGCCCCTGGAAGACTGCATGTAGCTCGTGCAATGGTTGAAGCAGGTCATGTTGaagatcttaagcaagcatttgCTCGATATCTGTATGACGACGGGCCTGCTTACTCTAAGTAAGATATCTAACTATCTAAGTTCATATTTTGTTCGATTTCATTTTATGATAAGTTAAAAAAGACGAAATTGAGCATCAAATTGTTTTGGTTACAGGGGAAGTGAGCCTTGTGCTGAAGAAGCTGTCCAATTCATACGTAAAACTGGAGGAGTTTCTGTTTTAGCCCATCCGTGGTCTTTGAAGAATTCTGTACCAATTATAAGCAGATTAAGTGAGGCAGGTCTCCATGGAATTGAAGCTTATAGAAGTGATGGAAAACTGGCAGGTATTTCATCTTCGAGCCTTACATATGGCATTGGGGTGGCTGCCTCAGACCAACTACTCCTTGACAACAGATACCCTTCCCCACgcccaaaataaaataaatatactGAAGAAAAAAAGGGTTTCCGGCACCTATGGCAGTAATGTGGCAAGCCACAAGCGCCAGGGTGGTGGTTGTTTTGGGAAGAGAGAATGGTAGTGGTATATAGGAAGAGGACTATTAATACATATGGATTAAGCTGGTCTCGACTCTGAAAGTAGGAGACTTCTTTACCTAAGAATTTTATCACCATAGGTTGATGTTAAGTTGTCTCATAGTATGTTAAATTTCCTGATAAATGTTGAACGCCTTTCTTACAGTATACAGCGACCTAGCTGATACTTACGGCCTCTTGAAGCTTGGAGGATCAGATTACCATGCAAGAGGTGGACACACAGAGTCCCCTCTCGGAAGTGTCAGCATCCCGGTCTTGGCTATCCGTGACTTCCTTAAGCTAGCCCGTCCTATTTGGCGAGATGCCATAAGGGACACTGTGGAACAATATATTAGAGACCCTTCTGATCTAAACCTTAAGCATATCACCAGGTTTACTTTGGCCTCGACAATAGCAAGTAAAGGTGATTGTGGGAATGACGGAATAAATCGTTATTTGTCTTCATGGCTGACAAGAGAAGAGATGCAGCACGTCGAATTCCAGACCACATTGTTGAAGCTTTCTGAGGTTGTAGTCAATTTATAGGAAGTAGCTGTGCAACTTTTGACACCTCTTTTTACCCTTTCATCTCAGTTATAGACTATTTTTGAGGTGTAGAAGTATAACATCAGTATAAATTTAAGGATTTTGAAATTGTTGGGAACACAACACAGGTCAATTATTCAACACTCCCTTTACGATTTCTGCCGAAGTCTTGGTACAGTTGAAAAGAAAAATCCTGCATTCCTTTAATATCTTTGATTAGTTTCGTCTctttagggtccgtttggatacaattttaagagggaaggggaggggagggggagtgaggggaggtgaagggaggggagagaaggggagggcaaatgagatgtgggtgtttggataacaaaaaatatgaagggaaatggaaggggaggaaggagggagatgaagaatggatggaggattgaaggatgtTGGTGGTATAATTGAAAGtcaaataatgttttctttccaaatcttgccaccattggaaagattatagtttgttctataggagggaaaataagtcctctcatttctctccccttccatttcctttctcccatatttttttttccaaacaaaggaaattaaatccctccctttccctcccctccccttctctctaattccttcaatccaaacgaaCCCTTAAAGTCTGTGTCATGATTGAACGAGGAAGAGATCAATGAAATGGAAGGGAACAATTTCAGGAAAATAATCAACTGACCCATGGGTGTATTTTCACCAATTTGGCAAAACATTTTTCGCTGTAATTTAATTCTAATGGCTTACATCAGAAAGTTTTAACAGTATATCAGACGAGAGAGTAACAAACCAGTTTCCACAGCAAAGAACACAATGAGTAATCTGTGGTCTATATATGAATGATATTTCCGCGGTTAAAACTATTCTCAATGTATTTACACCAGCAGCTACAAAAGTGAACACCTGAAT
The Silene latifolia isolate original U9 population chromosome 11, ASM4854445v1, whole genome shotgun sequence genome window above contains:
- the LOC141610522 gene encoding uncharacterized protein LOC141610522 gives rise to the protein MGEGRKNKKKKRGGAKRKMTVEQTLALKSINEWVHLSFDNHQENKDGFLPDVMNPACFSDKIVFELHSHSICSDGYLSPSALVERAHHNGVKVLALTDHDTMAGIPEALGAARKFGIKIIPGVEISTLFSARDNSDEEPVHILAYYSSCGPSNFDEFDKFLADIRDGRYIRAKNMLSKLNKLKMPVKWEHVTRIAGSGVAPGRLHVARAMVEAGHVEDLKQAFARYLYDDGPAYSKGSEPCAEEAVQFIRKTGGVSVLAHPWSLKNSVPIISRLSEAGLHGIEAYRSDGKLAVYSDLADTYGLLKLGGSDYHARGGHTESPLGSVSIPVLAIRDFLKLARPIWRDAIRDTVEQYIRDPSDLNLKHITRFTLASTIASKGDCGNDGINRYLSSWLTREEMQHVEFQTTLLKLSEVVVNL